In one window of Halorubrum sp. BV1 DNA:
- a CDS encoding GNAT family N-acetyltransferase encodes MYVRDAKNRDEAWLLDAIERLGLDDVAFRSRDYVIAVDQDSGDRAGFGRLRLHRGDDDEADRIELTGIGVLPEWRGRGVGAHVVERLVDTADAEGFETVYVLTDQPEYLTQFGFKRVDTDELPPALSDRLTEKREFLGGGVTGLELAVDEFSMADRFREAFKAAEPADAADDDTVESAEDFGIDPDSATYKYDTGR; translated from the coding sequence ATGTACGTCCGCGACGCCAAGAACCGTGACGAGGCGTGGTTACTGGACGCGATCGAGCGGCTCGGGCTCGACGACGTCGCCTTCCGGTCGCGGGACTACGTGATCGCGGTCGACCAAGACTCCGGCGACCGCGCGGGGTTCGGTCGGCTCCGTCTCCACCGCGGCGACGACGACGAAGCGGACCGGATCGAACTCACGGGGATCGGGGTGCTCCCCGAGTGGCGCGGCCGCGGCGTCGGAGCGCACGTCGTCGAGCGGCTCGTCGACACCGCCGACGCCGAGGGGTTCGAGACGGTGTACGTGCTCACCGACCAGCCCGAGTACCTGACGCAGTTCGGCTTCAAGCGCGTCGACACCGACGAACTCCCGCCCGCGCTCTCCGACCGGCTGACGGAGAAGCGGGAGTTCCTCGGCGGCGGCGTCACCGGGCTCGAACTCGCCGTCGACGAGTTCTCGATGGCTGACCGGTTCCGCGAGGCGTTCAAGGCCGCTGAGCCCGCGGACGCCGCGGACGACGACACGGTAGAGTCGGCGGAGGACTTCGGCATCGACCCCGACTCGGCGACGTACAAGTACGACACCGGGCGGTGA
- a CDS encoding nucleoside phosphorylase yields MTDERGASPGDSEDPSDEVQYHVEVGPDDVADAVLLPGNPERVDTITALWEDAEEVASHREYRTATGSYDGTRISVTSTGIGSPSAAIAVEELARVGVDTFVRVGSCGAIRPEMDVGDLVITTGAVRQEGTSDEYVREDYPAAADGEVVSALVAAAERLGYDYHTGVTMSADSFYAGQGRPGFEGFEAAGSDELVAELREANVKNIEMEASAILTIASVYGLRAGAVCSVYANRATGEFRTEGEARASETASLAVALLARMDEVKREAGADRWHAGLSL; encoded by the coding sequence ATGACTGACGAGCGCGGCGCGAGCCCCGGCGACAGCGAAGATCCCAGCGACGAGGTACAGTACCACGTCGAGGTGGGACCGGACGACGTCGCCGACGCCGTCCTCCTTCCCGGAAATCCCGAGCGCGTCGACACGATCACCGCGCTGTGGGAGGACGCCGAGGAGGTCGCCTCCCACCGCGAGTACCGCACCGCGACCGGGAGCTACGACGGCACGCGGATCTCCGTGACCTCCACCGGAATCGGCTCGCCGTCCGCCGCCATCGCCGTCGAGGAACTCGCGCGCGTCGGCGTCGACACCTTCGTTCGCGTCGGCTCCTGCGGCGCGATCCGGCCGGAGATGGACGTCGGCGACCTCGTCATCACGACCGGGGCGGTCAGACAGGAGGGGACGAGCGATGAGTACGTGCGCGAGGACTACCCGGCCGCGGCCGACGGGGAGGTCGTCTCCGCGCTCGTCGCCGCCGCCGAGCGGCTCGGGTACGACTACCACACCGGGGTCACGATGAGCGCCGACTCCTTTTACGCCGGGCAGGGCCGTCCCGGCTTCGAGGGATTCGAGGCGGCCGGGTCGGACGAGTTGGTCGCGGAACTGCGAGAGGCGAACGTGAAGAACATCGAGATGGAGGCGTCGGCGATCCTCACGATCGCGAGCGTCTACGGACTCCGGGCCGGGGCGGTCTGTTCCGTCTACGCCAACCGGGCCACCGGCGAGTTCCGGACGGAAGGCGAGGCGCGCGCGTCCGAGACGGCGAGTCTCGCGGTGGCGCTTCTCGCCCGCATGGACGAGGTCAAACGCGAGGCCGGCGCTGACCGCTGGCACGCCGGATTGTCGCTGTAA
- the cdd gene encoding cytidine deaminase, with protein MDDLIEVARDALRDAHVPYSEYRVGAALRTADGTVYTGCNIENANYSNSLHAEEVAVAEAVKNGHREFDRIAVSSGVRDGVTPCGMCRQTLAEFAAADLLVVCDEGDGETSEYTLGELLPNAIHEGTLDDARNR; from the coding sequence ATGGACGACCTGATCGAAGTCGCCCGCGACGCGCTCCGTGACGCGCACGTCCCGTACTCCGAGTACCGCGTCGGTGCCGCGCTCCGAACCGCGGACGGAACCGTGTACACGGGCTGTAACATCGAGAACGCAAATTACTCCAACAGCCTCCACGCCGAGGAGGTCGCGGTCGCGGAGGCGGTGAAGAACGGCCACCGGGAGTTCGACCGGATCGCCGTCTCCTCCGGGGTTCGCGACGGCGTCACCCCCTGCGGGATGTGTCGGCAGACGCTCGCCGAGTTCGCCGCCGCGGACCTCCTCGTCGTCTGTGACGAGGGCGACGGCGAGACGAGCGAGTACACGCTCGGCGAACTGCTGCCGAACGCGATACACGAGGGCACGCTCGACGACGCGCGGAACCGGTGA
- a CDS encoding trimeric intracellular cation channel family protein produces MNTVGLIAFALVGSTKAIREEFDLFGITVVGLAMAFVGGVTRDLLVTRVPLALQSPIEIGLGLLGVGFAVGLRVVLASPDTHPITVVSDAIGLGAFATTGAIVATGAGVSAFGVVAVATINAVGGGAFADILLDRSPFILFDDFYASCAVLGGGAYWLVTAVGFPGSTAAAACAAVTVGTRLAAVAYGWELPTIQALGIAGR; encoded by the coding sequence ATGAACACGGTCGGCCTGATCGCGTTCGCGCTCGTCGGGTCGACGAAGGCGATCCGCGAGGAGTTCGATTTGTTCGGGATCACGGTCGTCGGGCTCGCCATGGCGTTCGTCGGGGGCGTCACGCGTGACCTCCTCGTGACGCGCGTGCCGCTCGCGCTGCAGTCGCCGATCGAGATCGGGCTCGGACTGCTCGGCGTCGGCTTCGCGGTCGGGTTGCGCGTCGTGCTCGCGTCGCCGGACACCCACCCGATCACGGTCGTCTCGGACGCCATCGGCCTCGGCGCGTTCGCCACGACGGGGGCGATCGTCGCGACCGGAGCGGGCGTGTCGGCGTTTGGCGTCGTCGCCGTTGCGACGATCAACGCGGTCGGCGGCGGCGCGTTCGCCGACATCCTTCTCGATCGATCCCCGTTCATCCTCTTCGACGACTTCTACGCGAGCTGTGCGGTGTTGGGCGGCGGCGCGTACTGGCTCGTGACCGCCGTCGGCTTTCCGGGGAGCACCGCCGCCGCGGCGTGCGCCGCGGTGACCGTCGGGACTCGGCTCGCCGCGGTCGCGTACGGCTGGGAACTCCCGACGATACAGGCGCTCGGGATCGCCGGCAGGTGA